From the genome of Erythrobacter litoralis, one region includes:
- a CDS encoding MaoC family dehydratase: MNPAELAAKAGENIGTSEWVEMTQEKVNMFADATGDHQFIHIDEEKAKMTPFGGTIVHGFMTLSMIPYLGANSDMPKIDNVKMGVNYGGNKTRFIAPVRVGKRIRGHWKLLEMIEKRPGQWQQTAEITIEIEGEDKPALICEWITQYFV; this comes from the coding sequence ATGAACCCCGCAGAACTGGCCGCGAAGGCCGGCGAGAATATCGGCACCAGCGAATGGGTCGAGATGACTCAGGAAAAGGTCAACATGTTCGCGGATGCGACCGGCGACCACCAGTTCATCCACATCGACGAGGAAAAGGCCAAGATGACGCCGTTCGGCGGCACGATCGTGCACGGCTTCATGACCTTGTCGATGATCCCCTATCTCGGCGCGAACAGCGACATGCCCAAGATCGACAACGTCAAGATGGGCGTCAATTACGGCGGCAACAAAACCCGATTCATCGCCCCGGTCCGCGTCGGCAAGCGCATTCGCGGCCATTGGAAGCTGCTCGAGATGATCGAAAAGCGCCCGGGCCAGTGGCAGCAGACCGCCGAGATCACGATCGAGATCGAAGGCGAGGACAAGCCT
- a CDS encoding putative O-glycosylation ligase, exosortase A system-associated gives MLDLVFLAFIAYVLVLGIKRPFVWVLLYVYIDILAPQRIGYSLITSLPVSLIAFAAAFGGWLVLDRKEGARFTARQALLVMLLGYCWWTTGNADFPEPAATKWDWVWKALLFAIFLPFTLTTRARIEGLALTLVLSVATIVIGTGMKTVLGGGGYENLNFFVNDNSGIYESSTLATVAIALTPLIWWFTRFGTVFRPHWMVTTFAVLLIFACLMVPIGTEARTGLVCIAVLGVLLLRYVKRRVLYVVGAGLAGLMALPFLPQSYYERMATITAPSGDESASTRLAVWEWTIDYAKENPFGGGFDAYRGNSFTYVMPVREESGNTATLRYKKVTDEGRAYHSAIFELLGEQGWPGLAIWFALQGLGVWQMERIHRRWKGEGHEPPDEREAWIAPMAVALQLASLVYFVGALFQGIGYQPVMLMIIGLQIGLATYCRRLDSARSGLERSARAGASRARRKAAPGGAVAAG, from the coding sequence ATGCTCGACCTCGTCTTCCTCGCCTTCATCGCCTACGTGCTGGTGCTCGGGATCAAGCGGCCTTTTGTATGGGTGCTGCTCTACGTCTATATCGACATCCTCGCCCCGCAGCGGATCGGCTATTCGCTGATCACCTCGCTGCCCGTCTCGCTGATCGCCTTTGCCGCGGCCTTCGGCGGCTGGCTGGTGCTCGACCGCAAGGAAGGCGCTCGCTTCACCGCGCGGCAAGCGCTGCTTGTCATGCTGCTAGGATATTGCTGGTGGACCACCGGCAACGCCGATTTCCCCGAGCCCGCCGCTACCAAGTGGGACTGGGTGTGGAAGGCGCTGCTGTTCGCGATCTTCCTGCCCTTCACACTAACGACCCGGGCGCGGATCGAGGGGCTGGCGCTGACGCTGGTCCTGTCGGTCGCGACGATCGTGATCGGGACGGGGATGAAGACCGTGCTGGGCGGAGGGGGCTACGAGAACCTCAATTTCTTCGTCAACGACAACAGCGGGATCTACGAAAGTTCGACGCTGGCCACGGTCGCGATCGCGCTCACCCCGCTGATCTGGTGGTTCACCCGGTTCGGCACGGTGTTCCGCCCGCACTGGATGGTCACGACATTTGCGGTGCTGCTGATCTTCGCCTGCCTGATGGTGCCGATCGGGACCGAGGCGCGCACCGGGCTCGTCTGCATCGCGGTGCTGGGCGTGCTGCTGCTGCGCTATGTGAAGCGGCGGGTGCTCTATGTCGTGGGCGCGGGGCTTGCCGGGCTGATGGCGCTGCCGTTCCTGCCGCAGAGCTACTACGAACGCATGGCGACGATCACCGCGCCGTCGGGCGATGAAAGCGCCTCGACCCGTCTGGCGGTGTGGGAATGGACCATCGACTATGCGAAGGAAAACCCTTTCGGCGGCGGCTTCGATGCCTATCGCGGCAATTCCTTCACCTATGTCATGCCGGTGCGCGAGGAGAGCGGGAACACCGCCACTTTGCGCTACAAGAAGGTGACGGACGAGGGCCGCGCCTATCACTCCGCGATCTTCGAACTTCTGGGCGAACAGGGCTGGCCGGGGCTCGCGATCTGGTTCGCGCTGCAGGGGCTGGGTGTCTGGCAGATGGAACGCATCCACCGCCGCTGGAAAGGCGAGGGGCACGAACCACCGGATGAAAGAGAGGCGTGGATCGCGCCGATGGCGGTCGCGCTGCAACTGGCGAGCCTCGTCTATTTCGTCGGCGCGCTGTTCCAGGGGATCGGATACCAGCCGGTCATGCTGATGATCATCGGCCTCCAGATCGGCCTTGCGACCTATTGCAGGAGGCTCGATTCGGCGCGTTCGGGGCTCGAACGCAGCGCCAGGGCCGGGGCGAGCCGTGCACGGCGCAAGGCGGCCCCCGGCGGAGCCGTAGCGGCAGGCTGA
- a CDS encoding TIGR04063 family PEP-CTERM/XrtA system glycosyltransferase, which yields MIRVLHVLDHSLPLHSGYTFRTRAILKAQGALGLDVRGITGQRHNIEPGSNGGIESPQVADGLTFYRTPGAPSGPPLITEFAKIRALAGAIRRLATEWRPDILHAHSPALSGAAALMAGRALGLPVVYEIRAFWEDAAVGNRTGREASAKYRATRALETEVAKRADALFTICDGLRSDMIARGIAPGRIGVMPNGVDLSLFREPVARDDALAAELGIDREAPVIGYIGSFYAYEGVDDLIAAMPRLRESHPGARLLLVGGGEMDGEWRAAAARLPEPQSVIFTGRVPHGEVERYYSLIDVLAYPRKRQRLTDLVTPLKPLEAMAQRRLVAASDVGGHRELMTDGSTGTLFAPDDPAACADALGELLSRREDWDAIRARAEAHVRARHDWQANAQRYLAVYHRLLGPTGRVTGARTEHGPGAGLEA from the coding sequence ATGATCCGCGTGCTCCACGTCCTCGACCATTCGCTGCCGCTGCACAGCGGCTACACCTTTCGCACGCGCGCGATCCTAAAGGCGCAGGGCGCGCTCGGGCTGGACGTGCGCGGCATCACCGGGCAGCGCCACAATATCGAACCGGGCAGCAACGGGGGTATCGAAAGCCCGCAGGTCGCGGACGGCCTCACGTTCTACCGCACGCCGGGCGCACCGTCCGGCCCGCCGCTCATTACCGAATTCGCCAAGATCCGCGCGCTCGCCGGCGCGATCAGGCGGCTTGCGACCGAATGGCGGCCCGACATCCTCCACGCCCATTCGCCCGCCCTGAGCGGGGCGGCGGCGCTGATGGCGGGGCGCGCCCTGGGCCTGCCGGTGGTCTACGAAATCCGCGCCTTCTGGGAGGATGCGGCGGTCGGCAACCGGACCGGACGCGAAGCTTCCGCGAAATACCGCGCGACCCGCGCGCTCGAGACCGAGGTGGCGAAACGCGCCGATGCGCTTTTCACGATCTGCGATGGACTGCGCTCCGACATGATCGCGCGCGGCATCGCGCCGGGGCGAATCGGGGTGATGCCGAACGGGGTGGACCTGTCGCTGTTCAGAGAACCGGTCGCGCGGGACGACGCACTCGCCGCCGAACTCGGGATCGACCGCGAGGCCCCGGTGATCGGCTATATCGGCAGCTTCTATGCCTATGAGGGGGTGGACGACCTCATCGCCGCCATGCCGCGCCTGCGCGAAAGCCATCCCGGCGCGCGCCTGTTGCTGGTCGGCGGGGGCGAGATGGACGGGGAATGGCGCGCCGCCGCCGCGCGCCTGCCCGAACCGCAATCGGTGATCTTCACCGGGCGCGTCCCGCATGGCGAGGTCGAGCGCTATTATTCGCTGATCGACGTGCTCGCCTATCCGCGCAAGAGGCAGCGCCTGACCGATCTCGTCACGCCGCTCAAACCGCTCGAGGCGATGGCCCAGCGGCGTCTCGTCGCCGCATCCGATGTCGGCGGACACCGCGAACTCATGACCGACGGATCGACCGGCACGCTGTTCGCGCCCGACGATCCGGCCGCCTGCGCCGACGCGCTCGGCGAGCTGCTTTCGCGCCGCGAGGACTGGGACGCGATTCGCGCGCGCGCCGAGGCGCATGTCCGCGCGCGCCACGACTGGCAGGCGAATGCGCAGCGTTATCTTGCCGTTTACCATCGCCTGCTAGGCCCGACGGGCCGCGTGACGGGCGCGCGGACGGAACATGGCCCCGGCGCGGGGCTCGAGGCCTGA